Proteins from one Streptomyces genisteinicus genomic window:
- a CDS encoding glycosyltransferase family 2 protein — protein MLISIVVPCFNEEEIIGRFHAHVTAELELLGQEFELVYVDDGSQDRTLDLLQEIAGADPRTRYVSFSRNFGKEAAMLAGLRHAGGDAVVIMDADLQHPPELVRRMLALHDEGYDQVIAKRTRTGDRVTRTVTARAYYWLINRLVDVELVDGVGDFRLLSRRTVDAILELTEYNRFSKGIFAWVGFRTTTFEYENAVREQGRSKWSFGKLLNYGLDGLLSFNNKPLRAAIYLGMLLLGVATVYASWIVGVAMVNGVDTPGYVTLLVAVIALAGVQMLMLGVVGEYVGRIYYEVKRRPHFLVKATNAGLPRQDDDRNRRSGELVGR, from the coding sequence GTGCTGATCTCGATAGTGGTCCCCTGTTTCAACGAAGAGGAGATCATCGGCCGTTTCCACGCCCATGTGACCGCCGAACTCGAACTGCTCGGGCAGGAATTCGAGCTGGTCTACGTGGACGACGGAAGCCAGGACCGGACTCTCGACCTCCTCCAGGAGATCGCCGGCGCCGATCCCCGTACCCGGTACGTCTCCTTCAGCCGCAACTTCGGCAAGGAGGCGGCGATGCTCGCCGGTCTCCGGCACGCCGGAGGCGACGCGGTGGTCATCATGGACGCCGACCTCCAGCACCCGCCGGAGCTGGTCCGCCGCATGCTGGCGCTGCACGACGAGGGCTACGACCAGGTCATCGCCAAGCGCACCCGTACGGGCGACCGGGTCACCCGTACCGTCACCGCGCGCGCCTACTACTGGCTGATCAACCGGCTGGTGGACGTGGAGCTGGTGGACGGCGTCGGCGACTTCCGCCTGCTGTCGCGCCGCACGGTCGACGCGATCCTGGAGCTCACCGAGTACAACCGCTTCTCGAAGGGGATTTTCGCCTGGGTCGGATTCCGCACGACGACGTTCGAGTACGAGAACGCGGTACGGGAGCAGGGGCGCTCCAAGTGGAGTTTCGGGAAGCTGCTCAACTACGGACTGGACGGTCTGCTCTCGTTCAACAACAAGCCGCTGCGGGCGGCGATCTATCTGGGAATGCTGCTGCTCGGCGTGGCGACGGTGTACGCGTCCTGGATCGTCGGTGTCGCGATGGTGAACGGCGTGGACACCCCGGGATATGTCACCCTGCTGGTGGCGGTCATCGCGCTCGCCGGTGTGCAGATGCTGATGCTGGGGGTCGTCGGCGAGTACGTCGGGCGTATTTACTACGAGGTGAAGCGCAGACCGCACTTCCTGGTGAAGGCGACCAACGCCGGCCTTCCCCGGCAGGACGACGACCGCAACAGGCGCTCGGGGGAACTGGTAGGCCGATGA
- a CDS encoding YfhO family protein codes for MRNPLSARRRAAAFAALITAGAVTAGDLAARTFPFGPRTRSVNDLGNQFVPFHARLWDLLHGRTDGGLLLDWQSGYGSNALTDLGTYLTSPFSVLVALFPRDGIDLAVYVVTLVKTAVAAAAMTWLLTALHKGRGRRWAAGVLGASYALCGWSVTEASYNPMWLDGLIAFPLLCLTAEWARTGRRPLLGPVLVALAWTANFYTAYMAVLGAALVLTARLLLDGTSGRERTRALLRATRTVLLGTGLAAPVLIPVYLGSTHAYPGWTKEFTPASWTDVLARTLPATYSFFTPAVFTGGATLLLALALAFHRAVPRRERLVWTVLTAAVALSLQWGPTHLLWHAFATPNGSPYRQTFVLAGIAVIAAWTCLSRGWPDRRALAGGTAAVLVLALGATGSELARREAYLLLAAGLAAAVAGLVLAARGRAVAVAAVLLTAAVAGQAAATTAYADRERPLRLDHYPPWGADHDARAAAVAAADGWPAYRTDPGRTQLTANDALLLGGQGGAYYSSHTADVWTRTLSALGGGWTSRGRSLQSLDNPVTDAVFSVGARIRSAPGGEPRTVRREVPPLVTVRPGGGEQAYGDSPFRNQELLLGARVYEPAADGACRAGTEVFLWAPDWTGTARLGDNPPQRLLGGQPKRRAALTPLGTAHTAGERVTYRGEAPRDAEIGCLDPARLSAAVDALRRTGAVSVEVSANGVTAEMPPGSTGVAVIAAPRIAGWSCGGRPADAYLGLVAVPLDGSRTTVSCSFRPPGVLAGAAVGLMALLGVVATVLVTRRTGRGPAGPGHAPGGPAARGAVRAAVRA; via the coding sequence ATGAGGAATCCGCTCTCCGCGCGCCGACGGGCCGCGGCCTTCGCAGCGCTGATCACCGCCGGGGCGGTGACCGCCGGCGACCTCGCCGCCCGCACCTTCCCCTTCGGCCCGCGCACCCGCAGCGTGAACGACCTGGGCAACCAGTTCGTCCCGTTCCACGCCCGCCTGTGGGACCTGCTCCACGGACGGACCGACGGGGGCCTGCTGCTCGACTGGCAGTCCGGCTACGGCAGCAACGCGCTCACCGACCTCGGGACCTACCTCACCAGCCCGTTCTCGGTGCTGGTGGCCCTCTTCCCGCGCGACGGCATCGACCTGGCCGTGTACGTCGTCACCCTGGTCAAGACCGCGGTGGCGGCGGCCGCCATGACCTGGCTGCTCACCGCCCTCCACAAGGGACGCGGCCGGCGCTGGGCGGCGGGTGTGCTCGGCGCCTCCTACGCCCTGTGCGGCTGGTCCGTCACCGAGGCGTCGTACAACCCCATGTGGCTCGACGGGCTGATCGCCTTCCCGCTGCTCTGCCTGACCGCCGAATGGGCGCGCACCGGCCGGCGCCCGCTCCTCGGCCCCGTACTCGTCGCCCTCGCCTGGACCGCCAACTTCTACACCGCCTACATGGCCGTCCTGGGCGCCGCCCTCGTCCTGACCGCCAGACTGCTGCTCGACGGAACCAGCGGCCGGGAACGGACCCGGGCGCTGCTGCGCGCGACCCGCACGGTGCTGCTCGGCACCGGGCTCGCCGCCCCGGTCCTCATCCCCGTGTACCTCGGCTCGACACACGCCTACCCCGGCTGGACCAAGGAGTTCACGCCAGCGTCCTGGACGGACGTGCTCGCCCGCACGCTGCCCGCCACGTACAGCTTCTTCACCCCGGCGGTCTTCACGGGCGGCGCCACGCTGCTCCTCGCCCTCGCCCTCGCCTTCCACCGGGCCGTGCCCCGGCGCGAGCGGCTGGTGTGGACGGTGCTGACCGCCGCCGTCGCCCTCTCCCTCCAGTGGGGGCCCACCCACCTCCTCTGGCACGCCTTCGCCACCCCGAACGGCAGCCCCTACCGGCAGACGTTCGTCCTCGCGGGCATCGCCGTCATCGCCGCCTGGACCTGCCTCTCCCGCGGCTGGCCGGACCGCCGCGCGCTCGCCGGCGGCACCGCCGCCGTACTCGTCCTCGCGCTCGGCGCCACCGGCAGCGAACTCGCCCGGCGCGAGGCGTACCTGCTCCTCGCGGCGGGCCTCGCCGCCGCCGTCGCCGGACTGGTGCTCGCCGCACGCGGGCGGGCCGTGGCGGTGGCCGCCGTACTGCTCACGGCGGCCGTGGCGGGGCAGGCCGCGGCGACCACCGCGTACGCAGACCGGGAACGGCCGCTGCGCCTCGACCACTATCCGCCGTGGGGCGCCGACCACGACGCCCGCGCCGCCGCCGTCGCGGCCGCCGACGGCTGGCCCGCCTACCGCACCGACCCCGGCCGCACCCAGCTCACCGCGAACGACGCGCTGCTGCTCGGCGGGCAGGGCGGCGCGTACTACAGCAGCCACACCGCCGACGTGTGGACCCGCACCCTCTCGGCGCTCGGCGGCGGCTGGACATCGCGCGGGCGCAGCCTCCAGTCCCTGGACAACCCGGTCACGGACGCCGTGTTCTCGGTCGGCGCCCGCATACGGAGCGCGCCCGGTGGCGAACCGCGGACCGTCCGCCGGGAGGTGCCGCCGCTGGTCACCGTGCGGCCGGGCGGCGGGGAACAGGCCTACGGGGATTCGCCGTTCCGCAACCAGGAGCTGCTGCTCGGCGCCCGCGTCTACGAACCGGCGGCGGACGGAGCGTGCCGCGCGGGCACAGAGGTCTTCCTCTGGGCCCCCGACTGGACCGGGACCGCCCGCCTCGGCGACAACCCGCCGCAACGGCTGCTCGGCGGGCAGCCCAAGCGGCGCGCCGCACTCACCCCGCTCGGCACGGCGCACACCGCCGGGGAACGCGTCACCTACCGGGGCGAGGCGCCCCGGGACGCGGAGATCGGCTGCCTGGACCCGGCCCGGCTCTCCGCCGCCGTGGACGCGCTCCGCCGGACCGGCGCGGTCTCCGTGGAGGTCTCCGCGAACGGCGTCACCGCGGAGATGCCGCCCGGCAGCACGGGAGTCGCGGTGATCGCGGCGCCCCGGATCGCGGGGTGGTCCTGCGGAGGGCGTCCGGCGGACGCGTATCTCGGCCTCGTCGCGGTCCCCCTCGACGGAAGCCGCACGACGGTGAGCTGCTCCTTCCGCCCCCCGGGGGTGCTCGCGGGCGCGGCGGTGGGTCTGATGGCGCTCCTGGGGGTCGTCGCCACCGTGCTGGTCACGAGGCGTACGGGGCGTGGCCCCGCGGGACCGGGCCACGCGCCCGGGGGGCCGGCTGCACGGGGAGCGGTGCGTGCGGCTGTGAGGGCTTAG
- a CDS encoding serine/threonine-protein kinase, whose protein sequence is MNGRVVGGRYELSALIGQGGMGQVWTAYDGRLDRRVAVKLLRPDHMAAATAADEMRRRFVRECRVTAQVCHPGLVTVHDAGSDGDDLYLVMQYVEGADLADHLAEHEPYPWEWAVGVAAQLCSVLGAVHAVPIVHRDLKPRNVMVKPDGTVTVLDLGVASVIDTDTTRLTHTGSPIGSPAYMAPEQAMGGAVGPYTDLYALGVLLHELLSGTVPFAGSTALGVLHRHLHEPPLPVRQLRPEIPEALEAIVLHLLAKDPQHRPSGAQDVYEALRPLLPSPGGRTGPLDPTRPFVRPHAPWPDRAGVPPQPVTPPAVPAPRPDVAAAVDEVKRLLGEGSITRAVDVLGGILPAAAAEHGERSPVVRILRKQYAATLMDDGQYRRALPELRRLADDRTAEAGPSDPGTLQFRHDAAQCLEQLGEPAAALAEYRAVLPYYETTDRDRAFQVRHRIGHLLLAVGDHAAAQGQFRSLLYDAELAYGPYHPFPGELRRALARQQRFSA, encoded by the coding sequence GTGAACGGACGGGTCGTCGGAGGCCGCTACGAGCTCTCCGCACTCATCGGACAGGGCGGCATGGGCCAGGTCTGGACCGCCTACGACGGCCGGCTCGACCGCCGCGTCGCCGTGAAACTGCTGCGCCCCGACCACATGGCGGCCGCCACCGCCGCCGACGAGATGCGCCGCCGCTTCGTCCGCGAGTGCCGCGTCACCGCCCAGGTCTGCCACCCCGGCCTGGTCACCGTGCACGACGCCGGCAGCGACGGCGACGACCTCTACCTCGTCATGCAGTACGTCGAAGGCGCCGACCTCGCCGACCACCTCGCCGAACACGAGCCCTACCCGTGGGAATGGGCCGTCGGCGTCGCGGCACAGCTCTGCTCCGTACTCGGCGCCGTCCACGCGGTGCCGATCGTCCACCGCGACCTCAAACCGCGCAACGTCATGGTCAAGCCCGACGGGACGGTCACCGTCCTCGACCTCGGCGTCGCCTCCGTCATCGACACCGACACCACCCGCCTCACCCACACCGGCTCGCCCATCGGCAGCCCCGCCTACATGGCCCCCGAACAGGCGATGGGCGGCGCCGTCGGCCCGTACACCGACCTCTACGCCCTCGGCGTGCTGCTCCACGAACTCCTCAGCGGCACCGTGCCGTTCGCCGGCTCCACCGCGCTCGGCGTACTCCACCGGCACCTCCACGAACCGCCGCTCCCGGTGCGCCAGCTCCGCCCCGAGATCCCCGAGGCGCTCGAGGCGATCGTCCTCCACCTCCTCGCCAAGGACCCCCAGCACCGGCCGTCCGGGGCGCAGGACGTCTACGAAGCCCTCCGCCCCCTGCTGCCGTCACCCGGCGGGCGGACCGGCCCCCTCGACCCGACCCGGCCCTTCGTACGCCCCCACGCCCCCTGGCCCGACCGCGCGGGCGTGCCGCCGCAGCCCGTCACACCCCCGGCCGTCCCCGCACCCCGCCCGGACGTCGCGGCCGCGGTCGACGAGGTCAAACGGCTCCTCGGCGAAGGCAGCATCACCCGGGCCGTCGACGTCCTCGGCGGCATCCTCCCGGCGGCCGCCGCCGAACACGGCGAACGGTCACCCGTCGTGCGCATCCTGCGCAAGCAGTACGCCGCCACCCTCATGGACGACGGCCAGTACCGCCGCGCCCTGCCGGAGCTGCGGCGCCTCGCCGACGACCGCACGGCGGAGGCCGGCCCGTCCGACCCGGGAACCCTCCAGTTCCGCCACGACGCGGCCCAGTGCCTGGAGCAACTCGGCGAACCCGCCGCCGCCCTGGCGGAGTACCGGGCGGTCCTGCCGTACTACGAGACCACGGACCGCGACCGGGCCTTCCAGGTCCGGCACCGGATCGGCCACCTCCTCCTCGCCGTGGGCGACCACGCGGCGGCCCAGGGGCAGTTCAGGTCCCTCCTCTACGACGCGGAACTGGCGTACGGCCCCTACCACCCCTTCCCGGGGGAGCTGCGCCGCGCCCTCGCCCGCCAACAACGCTTCAGCGCGTAG